From Fulvivirga lutea:
ACAACATCTATGGAGGTCTTCAGGATAACGGTTCTTGGTATGGCCCTTCAAGATCTCCGGGCGGAATTGAAGCCAGAGACTGGAATGTAGTGGGTTTTGGTGATGGTTTCCGAGTATTGAAACACCCTACCAAAGACTTCATTTACACTGAAATGCAAGGTGCACAGAATGTATGGCGAATTGATCTTAAAAACTCAAAAACTAAGACTATTCAGCCTTTACCCGTAAAAGGTGATCCTAAACTTCGATTCAACTGGAATGCTCCAATGGCGGTTAGTAAACACCAGCCAGACCGTTTTTACATGGGTAGCCAGTTCCTTCATAAATCAGAAGATATGGGTAATACCTGGACTAAAATATCTCCAGATCTAACGACCAATGATCCTAAAAAACAAAATCAGGAAGAGTCCGGTGGGTTATCTAAAGATAATTCAGGTGCAGAAAACCATACTACTATATTCACCATTGCAGAGTCACCTATTGATGAAAAAGTAATTTGGGTTGGTACGGATGATGGAAACGTTCAGGTAACAAAAGATGGAGGTAAAACATGGACAAACACTGTTAAGAATATAAGTGGTCTGCCAGCCAATACGTGGGTCTATCACATTGAAGCTAGTGTGCATGATAAAGGAACTGCCTATGCGGTATTCGATGGCCACCAAAGTGGTGATATGAACACTTATGTTTATAAAACTTCAGACTATGGTAGCACATGGAAGTCTATTGCAACAGATGAAATCAAAGGCTTTGCAAGAAACATTCAGGAAGATTACGTTCAGCCCGATTTACTTTACTTAGGTACAGAGTTTGGTTTATTTATCACTATCGATGGTGGTAAGCACTGGAACAGGTTTACCAATAATATGCCTGCTACAGCAGTACACTTTATTGAGTTAAGTGAAAAAACAAATGACCTTGTTTTAGGAACTCACGGTAGAGGGATTATTATCATTGATGATATCAGTCCATTGAGACAAATAAATCAATTAGTATTAAAGGAAGATGTACATTTCTTCGAATCTAAACCCACTGTCATTGATGAGGAAAGTGGATTTGGTGGTACTGCCACAGAGCGTGAATTTGTTGGGCCAAACCCAAACAGAGACGCAAAAATTATCTATTACCTCAAAAAGCGCCACACGTTTGGTAAGATGAGTATGGATGTTTACGATAGCGAAGGTAATCACATGATCGACCTCTCTCCCGGTAAGTCGAAAGGTATAAATGTAGTTACCTGGAATTACAGAATTAAACAACCAAAAGTGGCAAAGGGTAAATCATTAAGCTTTGGTGGTTTTACAGCTCCAAGGGTACCTGCTGGTAAATACAAAGTAGTAATGACCAAAGGAAAAGACACCTATGAAACGGAAATTAAATTGGTGAATGATCCTAATTCAGCTCTTACTGCGGAAGACAGAATTGCTCTGCATAGAACTACAATGGAGTTGTATGAAATGTCTGAACAACTTGCTTACCTTGTTTACAGAATAGACGAAACTATTGAAACAGCGGAAAAAGTTGTGGCCTCTGGTAAGTCAGGCGCTAAAGTAGCTCAGCCTATCTTAGACGATTTAAATAAGTTGAAAGAAACGTTGGTAATAACTACTGGCGACAACTATGTAGGCAGTGGTGAGCCACAATTAAGAGAAAAAATATCTGATTTATTTGGAAAGATTGCCGGTGGATTTGAAGCACCTTCTGCTTCAGAAATGGAAAACTTAAGTTTATTAGAAGGCAAGTTTAATGAAGCCAAAAAAGAATATGAGAAGATTGAGGAGAAGCAAGTTTCTAAAATGAATAAATATATGAATGAAAGTAAAATGAACCCCACCGTTCATAAATCATTCGAAGAGTTTATTGATCATTAGTTTGTTCTTTTAAACATAGTTAAAGGCGCTTTCGAGCGCCTTTTTTTTTGTCATTCCGTAGTGGAAACGAAGGAATCCTTGCCACATAGAAAGTGTGCTGTTTACTTTCAAAATGGTAAAGATGTCTCCACTACGTTGCGACATGACGTTAAATAGTTGAGTTCGCTTAAATTCTTAAACCGTGTAGTCATTCCGTAGTGCTAACGAAGGAATCCTTGCACATAGAAAGTGTGCTACTTACTTTCAGGACGGCAAAGATATCTCCACTACGTTACGATATGACGTTAAATAGTTGAGTTCGCTTAAATTCTTAAACCTTGTAGTCATTCCCTAGTGGTAACGAAGGAATCTTTGCCATATCGAAAATCCACTATTTGCTTTCAGGACTGTAAAGATGTCTTCACTACGTTACGACATGACGTTAAATAGTTGAGTTCGCTTAAATTCCTATACCCTACAGTCATTCCGTAGTGCTAACAAAGGAATCTTTGCCATATAGAAATTCTGCTGCTTACTTTCACAATGGTAAAGATGTCTCCACTGCGTTGCGACATGACTACATATTTAGAAGTACCGTTCTACAATGCTTTGTCAACTCTGTGACATAAGATTTCAGATTAGGTGAGCTACCTTAGCAATATGAAAAAAATAGCCATATCACTCCTTTGCCTAATTGCATTCGGAGCATGTAATCAAACACCAAAATCAGATAGTGAAAATATTGCTAGTGAAGAAGCTCAGGAAACCAAAAACAATTATC
This genomic window contains:
- a CDS encoding VPS10 domain-containing protein; amino-acid sequence: MKKILFAASALLLSGWSVAQEEEIVLNGKELFGDLQARQIGPAIMSGRISDLETHPTNDRVIIAGTAGGGVWKSSNGGSSFTSIFDEHAQSIGAVAIDPSDPDKTIWVGTGEVWTRNSVSVGDGLYKSTDGGVNWEEIKGFEKSERISGIEINPNNSNEVYVGVLGALYSDSEVRGVYKTIDGGKTWNKVLYTDQKTGCSDIIMDPNDPNTLYAAMWEFRRTPWSFNSGGENSALYKTTDGGKTWNKIHNGFPKGKLGRFAIAVAPSNSNRLYAVVESEKDENKGLYRSDDAGKSWEHLNKDFGLVVRPFYFSRITVDPKNPDIVVKGGLFGSISRDGGKTFRNLGNMHPDIHDIVFDINNSDRMYVATDGGVYRSWDGGNTMEIVANLPVSQFYHISIDDKEPYNIYGGLQDNGSWYGPSRSPGGIEARDWNVVGFGDGFRVLKHPTKDFIYTEMQGAQNVWRIDLKNSKTKTIQPLPVKGDPKLRFNWNAPMAVSKHQPDRFYMGSQFLHKSEDMGNTWTKISPDLTTNDPKKQNQEESGGLSKDNSGAENHTTIFTIAESPIDEKVIWVGTDDGNVQVTKDGGKTWTNTVKNISGLPANTWVYHIEASVHDKGTAYAVFDGHQSGDMNTYVYKTSDYGSTWKSIATDEIKGFARNIQEDYVQPDLLYLGTEFGLFITIDGGKHWNRFTNNMPATAVHFIELSEKTNDLVLGTHGRGIIIIDDISPLRQINQLVLKEDVHFFESKPTVIDEESGFGGTATEREFVGPNPNRDAKIIYYLKKRHTFGKMSMDVYDSEGNHMIDLSPGKSKGINVVTWNYRIKQPKVAKGKSLSFGGFTAPRVPAGKYKVVMTKGKDTYETEIKLVNDPNSALTAEDRIALHRTTMELYEMSEQLAYLVYRIDETIETAEKVVASGKSGAKVAQPILDDLNKLKETLVITTGDNYVGSGEPQLREKISDLFGKIAGGFEAPSASEMENLSLLEGKFNEAKKEYEKIEEKQVSKMNKYMNESKMNPTVHKSFEEFIDH